The Hypomesus transpacificus isolate Combined female chromosome 6, fHypTra1, whole genome shotgun sequence genomic interval ACTTCAACAGTGTGAGGTAAGAAAACCGCTGACTGTTAGTACCTGTTACAGTAACATCCACGTTGGGAaatggaaaaacgtttttgtgTAATTGTGAAAGTCATAAGTAGATGAATCCTGTAAGTATAGAAAATAAGttgctaaatgtgtttttaactTTCAGATGTTGTATTTCAGATGTTGATGTTGTATTTGTCCcctcaaaacagaacaaaatcATATAAAGTCATATTTCTTGTATATAGTAAACTAAATAGAACttgaataaaatgtattttattaaaatgtaatttagtTCAAGTCCCGTGTTCATCCATGTTAATTTGCTAAAGTCCCAAGATGGTTTATTTCCTCTGAAAAGCAAAGATAAACTTTACATTTGCTGCacattgtgttggtgtgtccttttttgcagtgttggcagcaTCCTCCATGTGGGATTTGTTCCTTCCACACATTCAGTGAGGGGTGTACAGATGAGTTGCTTGGGATCCTGTTAAGTGAACTCCCATCTCCTGAGGACAGTCACAGTGATGTTGAGTAGTTAACCTGAAAGAGTAAATAAGTTGGTGGGTAGAGAGCTAACAACAATTTTCAGGCTAAATAAATTCAAATGAATCCTAATCTTAATTACACATTCCACGAAAGGTAACATTTGAAGCTGTCCCTGAATAAAGCAACAAGCATCCCCCAAAACATTCCAGAAATTTCAGAACCTGTTTCTGCAACAAAAAGCTATTtggacaaacaaaaaaagcccCAGGATCAGTTAAAAATAGTTTCCAATACTTAAACCTGAAATAATCTATTAAGTTCTGGTCTAAttgaaaaaaatatgtatacagATTTAATATTCAGTTATAGTCAATCATCAAATACATAGGCTATTCATATcagtatttgtttttcttcataaGTGATCATGTGAAAAATGCCATGTCCCCCATGAAAGGGTCACATGCTTATTTGACTACCAACCTCACCCAGAATTACATAGACAACAAGCTCAAAATCCATAATAAATTCCATAAAGTAAATATTGACATGTTGTAGACACTGTTAGAAAATAACCAATTTAGACTTTTTACTTACTTGAATCTGGACAAATGCAGTCCAATAAAAGAGATGAGCTtaaagaaaagtaaaaaaaaaatcacatttaCATATGTATTTATTGATAGCTACAATTGAAAGCTCACATTTTGCAACATTTGGGCCCACACGGCTAAATACCATCTACTGTGCATCTGCAGGTCTCTTTTCGCCTGACCAGAATAATTTCCTGGGTTCGATTCCTGCTTGAGGCATAGTACAGCTCTCAGGTGGGCTATCTCTCAAGCCTCTCTGTGTGGAGTTTGCATGTTTTCTGCATGCTCACATGGGTTTCCTCCGCTTAGGAGCCCAATAAACTTGCTGAACAGATCACTCTTCTGCCAATGACACtcaagtgtgtgttggtgtcaccACCCACTgcacacgcatgtgtgtgtgtcacattgcATGATCCATCACATGTTCTTCTTCTCTGTTGAATTTGCCCCAGAGCTCAGATGATGAAGATAacaggaggatgatgaggagagagaagaacagagttGCAGCCcagaagagcagaaagagacagacacagagagcagaTGAGCTGCatgaggtgtgcttgtgtgattgGGGGGAGTTTCTGTCTGCACTGTCTTTTATTGACATTCTATTTAGCTACAAGTCTTCGAAAACTGCAATTCCTGGCAGTCGTTTAAGGTTCAAATGATCAGGTTCATgctctcctcacacacaaaaaattaaCAAATTAGACATACATTTGATTAAGTGAGTATTTCTTTTTTACATTGTGGCTGCACGATTGCACTTACCTTTTTAGAGAACAAATATGAGAACCATGTGCCTAAAGTAAATACTAATGATTGTATGGCTCCAGGCGTATGCTTGTCTGGAGCAGAGGAACCGGCAGCTGAAGAGGGAGGTGGCGTCTCTGTCGGAGGAGCAGCACCGCCTGCTGGAGCTCCTCCAGACTCATGAGCCCTGCTGTCCCATGATGCACTGCTCCACTAACCTGGGGACAGGAGCCAGGGATGTTACAGAGAGGCCCCTGAGTTTGATCAAGACACCGACACTCACCATCTCCCATTGCTGACACAAGGaccaggacacagacacacaatgtaCCTTTTAGTTTAAGGTACCGTACATCAGATTGTGTTTTGGATCAGTGAGTCGGACCCAGTTCAGTCGATCCCCAATGGAAAAACACTGAACTCAGTCTCCTTCTGTTTGGCTATTGGCCATGCTTCTTTAGTTCTGGTAAATGTTTGAAAACCACATCTCTCATTGTGGGTGTTTTGGTTCACCGAGTTCGGTAGACCCTGGCTTTATTAAAGTTAACTTCTCTTTTACTAGAAACAAGATTCACACCCGTGACCAATGAACCATTTACTTTTGGTAGTCATTGTTTTCCCTCGCAATTAATTTGTGTAACAAAACAGCTACAAAACTGCATCTTCCAAAATGAAAAAATCATGGCTTTGACTATGATTACATGACTGATGGTCATGTAATCTGATGAAAGCAACAGATGCAAATACATTATTCCCATTAATTGCAGTACAAATATGTTTTACATTTTGGTGGATCCCTTCAGATTTTTTTAACAACTTGTTCCCCCTTAGACTCTCTTCGAAATGACACACATCATCAAGACCTTCATAGTGTACAGTATATTCAAACGATTATGGAAACTTAACCTTATTAAAAAGTGTTTTGAAGTACCGGTAAGTTAAACTGTAttaatttgttattttttatCAACTCCATCTGACAGAGATGGCAGTTGATCAATTGACTTGATGAAAGGACGTCTATAATTGTTTTGAAATTTGAGTTGTTTGGTAACtatatttcaaatgtatttcctatAATTTCATATGTCCACATGACCAAGGACTTTTATGTGTCCCTATCCACAAAACATTGACCTTAATATGATATAATGTACTCCTCCGTCTGCTCCTGATAATATTGATCATTAATTTTTTTGTTGACATTTGTGAACACAACACATTTCAAAAGACGGTGTAGTAAATTAGTATGAATCAATATCTTTAAATGGCAAATTAATAGAATTGACTGTATATTCTGCTGCCTGATGAGTTAAGCAAAGTACATCTCAGTCAATAGCTTCCCTAAATAACTAACTAGAAAAGTGTGTTGTCCACCGAGAACTTTTGGTGTATCACTTCTCCATGAAAGTACCACCGTGGACCATGTATAGAATATTAATCTACCAAACTTATCTACTGTACATCCTCTTTTTTCTTTCCACCTTCCCTTCTCACTTTGGAAAAGGGCATCTACGTTTCTTTCACTTCATAACAGAGGTGTTTTTTGTGGATGGGAAAGAGTGAGGTGAGTGGATACTAAACTCTAGTGGCTAAAATGTGAAAAGCACATAATAAACTACTGCTTTACAGTTGCCTTAGGGAGGATGGTGTGAAAGTGTGTACAGTACCGACCCGTAAAAGGTATACAGAAAATGAATAGCTTGCATGCCTGCAGCCTTTCCTTCATTGACGATCCTCTGTCATGTCCTAATGTTGGTGTCACTAATTTGTCACTAATTAGACAAAGATCACAGTCATCATAATACATTGGCAGTGTATCATTTTAATGATTTTTACACTGAAGAGCGTGCCAGTAGTCCTTTGAAatcctgcttcctgtttcctgcttcGATTTATTTGCATCTAAAGGCTCTTTCCACATCTTCTAAACAGGTAAAGCAATGTGTGGTGCCCCACCATTCTGTGGAATGATCTGAACACCACACATactttcctctctgctcctgctgttGAAGGAAGTAGTTTAGGAGATAAAGGTTAAAAACGCTGCAAGGAAGTGAGGAGCAACCCACACAATGCGAGGATTCGTGAGTTATTGTCTGCGCTTTTGTTTTTTCTGGAACTGCACAGAGCTGTATTTAACcactgttgttgtgttattttcttccttgaggaagtattttatatttttacgaTTTCAGGAAGCTCTTTTACTTTACAATTTGTGATTCCTCCTCCATTGCTCTGTTACTGTCTCTTATGTCCTCTGACCTATTGCAGTTGATGGAATGAGGGTCAACCATCTCTTACTGTAATTCATTGCCTCATGTTTCCTCAGAAAGTGTGCGATTTCCTCTGTGATTTCAGCACTGCTGTTCTTTTGCGTCACGTGGAGCCTAAAGACAGGATTTCACCCCAGTAACCTTATTTTGGACCTTAGATAAAGAGAGCTCTTAGGGTCTCTATAATATTACAGTTTCTGTGATTATGTGTGCAATAGGTATCATGTTAGAAATTCCATTTCAGCACACATTTTCCATAGTGATGTTGCTTTTGCGTCAACTGTTAGAAGCGATAGGAGTGTAGGTTTGTTTCCAAAAGTGTTGACAGCTTTTTTAAATAACTGAGTATCATTTTTGTATATCCTTTTTTAcatgcaatgtcacagagggcaacacatatagaactgcacctaaactcacctcaaggaagacaaggaagaactcacagaggaggagcaattcagtgagggatcccctcctccagagatggcCGGTGACACAGAGAGGTGCGTACCACAGACTAAACATAATCATGCATCAAGAGTAGagataaaaataaacatttgcaaATGGATGTTGATGAACAGATACTCTGAATTCCAagtcattgctctgagttggagCATGTCAGTTGAGGCAGTGGTAGCTACAAGTCATGGCTGAAAAGCATAGGAGCAGCACAGCGTCACAAGAAAACCAGGCAGAAGCAGTAGGCGGCcattaaatataattttcttAATAAAAATTGTGTGTCTGCTGATTTTACGTTTTCAAAAACTTGGAGGGACATGTCCAATGAGTATAATGAACCCCATGCCCATACGAAGCGTTATTGGCAAAGAAAGGAATTTGAATGCCGACAGCAAGTGAACACTATTTACAAAAACAACAGCCGACTGCAACATTGGTCAGTTTAAGAGGGGTATTATCTACAGGTACTAGATGTACCGTTAGAAAATCTAGAATCCTGAGCATGAGGGGAGGAAGCTAGAAAAGAGCCTAAACTTCAAGACATGGATTGTGTCAAACAAAGGTTAATTGTGGTGACATTTTTTAACTCTGGGTGATGTAGAAAAGCAGCAATACTGAAATCGCAGAGGaaatcacacacatactaaccttTCTGAGGAAACATGACGCAATGATATATTAAAGAAACAGTTCACTGTTTCCTTCACAGGCCCCTGTTCATGTGTAAAGGTGTTTTAAAGAGAGCTTAGGCTGACATCTTAAGATGTCTTCAAACAAGGCGAAAGTGTTGGTAACCTGATTGATTGTAGAACCACCTGAAGGAGTCGTTTTATGAAAACATTTCAGGAACAGTATCTTTCAGCCGTGCTTGTTGAGGAACAGAATGCCATTCTATTGTTAAACGTGAATAGACGTAGGTGACTGAGTGAGAAGGTATTCCCAGCGTTTTATTTTGACAGTTGACCAGTGAGTCACGACCGAGCTGGCACCAGATTACAAAACACCTTTTTATTGTCACTCCCTTCTCTTtatcgccctctctctccccatcttgcactgtcatctctctccctacctcttgtgtcgtcactctctctctctcttactgaaCCCAATactccacccctccccatcctgTTCCATGGCCTGAATTCAGACAGGCATGTTCTGACTTGACCTCCGATGAATACCAGTTCTAATGAGCTCAGTCACGCCCCTTACAGAGGTCATGAAAGTTTACAACCAAAGTCTGTTCATATGTCAAATCcaacgtatgtaaacacaatggAACGAAAAAACATTGAATCATATATTTTTATTAAGAAAGTATCAAAAACAAAAGTGGACAGGCATTTTAGAAATAAGTACTCGGTTGCCGCTTTGCGCAATTTCTTTCAATAGAACTCCAACAgtctaacaaacaaacaaactaaacaCTGTATTGCAGTTGTGcccacatacacgcacgcatcACTTGTATGCAAGCAAGCCGGTCCCTGGCCATACTAACCTGTATGAAACCATCCCTGGGAGGATGTGGTCCACAAACATCCGAGCACGTTGCCCCGGCTTGAGCAACCAGTCTGCTGACTGTCACCCATGCCTGATGGAACGCGAGGAGTTTCTCAAGAGTTTCATCACAGCTTCTAGTTGCTCTACTTTGGGGGTGTTTGGCAGcggcggggtggggggtgtggggagTGTGAGGTTAGGTGAGGTCATCTTGTACAATGACATGCAATTCATGTAAGTAAAGAATTGAAATGCAACATCAGACGTCAGCACAATAACAACACTTTGATATGTAGCTAGTGATTCCTTCTGGTGGGTTTATAGTAATAAAGCCAGTtctgataaataaatacatacagacGTTATAAACAGTCTTATGAGGAACGTAAGAGGTGTTCGTTGGTTTTTACAATCACAATTTTATGCACATTACAAATGACTAACTACTGTATATTATACACTACAGTTCAGATGTAAAACTACATTGCAAACACAAGCAGGACTTCTTAGGAGAGAATTCTACAAGCTAAAGTTTGTCGAATATGCATATCTCTGCCCCTGTGGACTATTTCTGAGCATCCTGAGAAAGTAGCAGTGCATTCAGGGTTATCGTTGAGTCagggcagagaaagacagacagcacTGAGCTACAGATATCGTAGCTCAAACTGGACAGAGGCAAGTCATACTTTCATAGACAAGAACACTAGCAAGAACCTTTTGGCTCTATAACAAGTTATACACATGCCTCACACATAGACTAGAGCTTTGTAACTTATG includes:
- the batf3 gene encoding basic leucine zipper transcriptional factor ATF-like 3, with translation MTDSNCSSKMQGSDGENVILQQCESSDDEDNRRMMRREKNRVAAQKSRKRQTQRADELHEAYACLEQRNRQLKREVASLSEEQHRLLELLQTHEPCCPMMHCSTNLGTGARDVTERPLSLIKTPTLTISHC